One stretch of Zingiber officinale cultivar Zhangliang chromosome 6B, Zo_v1.1, whole genome shotgun sequence DNA includes these proteins:
- the LOC121988645 gene encoding nuclear pore complex protein NUP98A-like isoform X1, giving the protein MFGSSSPFGQSSTSPFGAQPMFGQTSSSASNPFAPKPFGSPSPFGTQSGSSIFGGTSTGVFGQQSTPAFGASSAPAFGSSMPAFGASSTPAFGSASSSFGGSSLFGQKPAFGSFGSSPSQSSPFGSTFQQTQPAFGSGLFGSTTPFGQSSQPAFGATTTPAFGSTGTPAFGATSTPAFGATTTPAFGSAATSLFGSTGTSFGVSSSPAFGSTATPSFGTPTTSIYGSSSTPAFGASSAPTFSSPTVSAFGTSNTPFNFSSTPAFGQSTSAFGSTPFGASPSPFGGQSSPFGAQATTPSFGSPGFGQSAFGAQPGGTRVASYSPTPEADGGTSSQPAGKLESISAMPVYKDKSHEELRWEDYQRGDKGGSNQSGQLAGATNFLAPSQPSPFGATGTFGQSSANPFSSTTPANPFALKSPSFGSSGFGSTSTSLFSSPFSASSSSPFGSTSTASIFGASSSSTFGSSSSPSLFGGSAAPAFGSSTSLFGNSLAGSNSAFGSGLAFGNNQASGLFQSSPSPFGQTSTAFGQPTSGTTSAFGSNLFSTPSTGFGGSLFSSSTPSLFPSSTPVGYNMTPSALTPFQPAPALQTSSTFSFANFGQAQPASSGGFGGMPNIFTQSTFGQPAAGQANVVMQPVPVANPFGTLPAMPQMSIGRVGSTPSIQYGISSMPVSDKPIPARTSPLLVPRISSQRRIRLPPRKYSPKTDGPKLPFFADDETPSTPKADALFIPRENPRALVIRPVEEWPPRSTLEKGSISKYGTKSADENAVGMPSAPAYKELDEGNHDEPVTENGHTRDHSSPTASPSKAIHKANGTTDDDHMQKATDSYVKISGHRAGKAAIVYEHGPSIEALMPKLRRDDYYTIPRIQELAAKERAEPGFCRRVKDFVVGRHGYGSIKFYGETDVRVLDLESIVQFNNREVIVYNDDDKKPPVGQGLNKPAEVTLLNIKCIDKKTGEQLTEGPRVERYKEMLARKVKEQGAEFIAYDPVKAEWKFKVKHFSRYRFVDMDLMV; this is encoded by the exons CTTTTGGTCAATCTTCAACTAGTCCGTTTGGTGCCCAGCCAATGTTTGGTCAAACAAGCTCTAGTGCTAGTAATCCATTTGCGCCTAAACCCTTTGGAAGTCCGAGTCCTTTTGGCACCCAGAGTGGGAGTTCTATTTTTGGAGGCACATCTACTGGTGTCTTTGGACAACAATCAACACCTGCCTTTGGTGCTTCATCAGCTCCGGCTTTTGGGAGTTCCATGCCTGCCTTTGGGGCATCATCAACTCCTGCATTTGGCAGTGCTTCGTCTTCATTCGGTG GATCTTCTTTGTTTGGGCAGAAGCCAGCCTTTGGATCATTTGGTTCATCTCCCAGCCAATCAAGTCCATTTGGCAGTACGTTTCAGCAAACACAACCAGCATTTGGGAGTGGCCTCTTTGGTTCCACAACCCCATTTGGTCAATCAAGTCAACCTGCATTTGGTGCTACTACCACTCCAGCTTTTGGCTCTACAGGCACCCCAGCATTTGGTGCCACAAGCACTCCAGCATTTGGTGCCACAACTACACCAGCATTTGGTTCAGCAGCAACGTCCCTTTTTGGTTCCACAGGAACTTCCTTTGGGGTTTCAAGTTCTCCAGCGTTTGGCTCAACAGCAACACCATCGTTTGGTACTCCAACCACCTCCATTTATGGTTCTTCAAGTACGCCAGCATTTGGTGCATCTAGTGCCCCCACGTTCAGCTCTCCAACTGTTTCTGCTTTTGGCACATCAAATACTCCTTTCAATTTTAGTTCCACCCCAGCATTTGGTCAGTCGACATCTGCATTTGGTAGTACACCTTTTGGAGCATCACCATCTCCTTTTGGTGGTCAGAGTTCCCCATTTG GTGCTCAGGCAACAACACCATCCTTTGGTAGCCCAGGTTTTGGACAATCAGCTTTTGGGGCTCAACCTGGAGGAACAAGAGTTGCATCATATAGCCCAACACCTGAAGCTGATGGTGGCACTAGTAGTCAGCCTGCTGGCAAGCTGGAATCCATAAGTGCCATGCCTGTGTATAAAGACAAGAGCCATGAGGAATTGAGATGGGAGGATTATCAACGTGGTGATAAAG GGGGATCCAATCAATCTGGACAGCTTGCTGGAGCAACAAATTTTTTGGCTCCATCTCAACCCAGTCCTTTTGGTGCTACAGGCACATTTGGTCAATCTTCTGCAAACCCTTTTTCTTCTACCACACCTGCGAATCCCTTTGCTCTTAAATCTCCAAGTTTTGGTTCTTCTGGTTTTGGTTCCACATCTACATCACTTTTCAGCTCCCcattctctgcttcttcatcAAGTCCGTTTGGTTCAACTTCTACAGCTTCCATATTTGGTGCTTCCAGCAGTTctacatttggttcaagttcatCACCCTCACTTTTTGGTGGGTCAGCTGCACCTGCTTTTGGATCTTCTACATCACTCTTTGGCAATTCATTGGCAGGGTCAAATTCTGCTTTTGGATCTGGCCTGGCATTTGGCAATAATCAAGCTTCTGGGCTGTTCCAGTCCTCACCTTCACCTTTTGGGCAAACATCAACTGCTTTTGGACAGCCAACTAGTGGAACCACTTCTGCTTTTGGATCAAATCTATTTAGCACTCCATCTACTGGTTTTGGTGGGAGTTTATTCAGCAGTTCAACTCCATCACTCTTTCCTTCAAGTACTCCAGTTGGATATAATATGACT CCTTCAGCACTGACACCCTTCCAACCAGCTCCAGCACTCCAGACATCAAGCACATTCTCATTTGCAAATTTTGGACAGGCACAACCAG CCTCTTCTGGTGGCTTTGGTGGTATGCCCAACATCTTCACTCAAAGCACCTTTGGACAGCC TGCTGCTGGCCAGGCCAATGTGGTCATGCAACCAGTTCCTGTTGCAAACCCCTTTGGGACACTTCCGGCAATGCCTCAGATGTCAATTGGTCGTGTAGGCTCTACCCCCTCAATTCAGTATGGAATTTCGAGCATGCCG GTTTCTGATAAGCCTATTCCTGCAAGGACTTCACCATTACTAGTTCCACGAATTTCCTCTCAGAGAAGGATTAGACTGCCTCCAAGGAAGTACTCCCCTAAAACTGATGGTCCAAAG TTGCCCTTTTTCGCTGATGATGAAACACCTTCTACACCAAAGGCGGATGCACTTTTCATTCCCAGAGAGAATCCTAGGGCTCTGGTTATACGTCCAGTTGAGGAATGGCCTCCTCGAAGTACTCTGGAAAAGGGTAGTATCTCCAAGTATGGAACAAAGTCAGCTGATGAAAATG CTGTAGGAATGCCTTCTGCTCCAGCTTATAAGGAACTTGATGAAGGTAATCATGATG AACCTGTCACTGAAAATGGACACACGAGGGATCATTCTAGCCCAACCGCATCACCCTCTAAAGCTATACATAAAGCGAACGGCACAACTGATGATGATCATATGCAAAAAGCTACAGACTCTTATGTGAAAATATCCGGACACAGGGCAGGCAAGGCTGCAATTGTGTATGAGCATGGTCCAAGCATAGAAGCATTGATGCCCAAGCTCCGCCGAGATGACTACTATACTATACCTCGGATCCAGGAGTTGGCTGCAAAAGAGCGTGCAGAGCCAGGCTTTTGCAGGCGCGTCAAAGATTTTGTGGTCGGCCGGCATGGTTACGGCAGCATCAAGTTCTATGGGGAGACCGATGTCCGGGTGCTCGACCTGGAGTCGATTGTACAATTCAACAACCGTGAAGTGATCGTTTACAATGATGACGACAAGAAGCCTCCGGTCGGGCAAGGGCTGAACAAGCCTGCAGAGGTGACACTCCTCAACATCAAATGCATTGACAAGAAGACAGGAGAGCAGTTAACAGAAGGTCCAAGGGTGGAAAGGTACAAGGAGATGTTGGCGCGGAAGGTGAAGGAGCAAGGGGCGGAATTCATTGCCTATGATCCTGTCAAGGCGGAGTGGAAGTTCAAGGTGAAGCACTTTAGCAGGTATAGGTTTGTGGACATGGATCTGATGGTTTGA
- the LOC121988645 gene encoding nuclear pore complex protein NUP98A-like isoform X2 produces the protein MFGSSSPFGQSSTSPFGAQPMFGQTSSSASNPFAPKPFGSPSPFGTQSGSSIFGGTSTGVFGQQSTPAFGASSAPAFGSSMPAFGASSTPAFGSASSSFGGSSLFGQKPAFGSFGSSPSQSSPFGSTFQQTQPAFGSGLFGSTTPFGQSSQPAFGATTTPAFGSTGTPAFGATSTPAFGATTTPAFGSAATSLFGSTGTSFGVSSSPAFGSTATPSFGTPTTSIYGSSSTPAFGASSAPTFSSPTVSAFGTSNTPFNFSSTPAFGQSTSAFGSTPFGASPSPFGGQSSPFGAQATTPSFGSPGFGQSAFGAQPGGTRVASYSPTPEADGGTSSQPAGKLESISAMPVYKDKSHEELRWEDYQRGDKGGSNQSGQLAGATNFLAPSQPSPFGATGTFGQSSANPFSSTTPANPFALKSPSFGSSGFGSTSTSLFSSPFSASSSSPFGSTSTASIFGASSSSTFGSSSSPSLFGGSAAPAFGSSTSLFGNSLAGSNSAFGSGLAFGNNQASGLFQSSPSPFGQTSTAFGQPTSGTTSAFGSNLFSTPSTGFGGSLFSSSTPSLFPSSTPVGYNMTPSALTPFQPAPALQTSSTFSFANFGQAQPASSGGFGGMPNIFTQSTFGQPAAGQANVVMQPVPVANPFGTLPAMPQMSIGRVGSTPSIQYGISSMPVSDKPIPARTSPLLVPRISSQRRIRLPPRKYSPKTDGPKLPFFADDETPSTPKADALFIPRENPRALVIRPVEEWPPRSTLEKGSISKYGTKSADENGMPSAPAYKELDEGNHDEPVTENGHTRDHSSPTASPSKAIHKANGTTDDDHMQKATDSYVKISGHRAGKAAIVYEHGPSIEALMPKLRRDDYYTIPRIQELAAKERAEPGFCRRVKDFVVGRHGYGSIKFYGETDVRVLDLESIVQFNNREVIVYNDDDKKPPVGQGLNKPAEVTLLNIKCIDKKTGEQLTEGPRVERYKEMLARKVKEQGAEFIAYDPVKAEWKFKVKHFSRYRFVDMDLMV, from the exons CTTTTGGTCAATCTTCAACTAGTCCGTTTGGTGCCCAGCCAATGTTTGGTCAAACAAGCTCTAGTGCTAGTAATCCATTTGCGCCTAAACCCTTTGGAAGTCCGAGTCCTTTTGGCACCCAGAGTGGGAGTTCTATTTTTGGAGGCACATCTACTGGTGTCTTTGGACAACAATCAACACCTGCCTTTGGTGCTTCATCAGCTCCGGCTTTTGGGAGTTCCATGCCTGCCTTTGGGGCATCATCAACTCCTGCATTTGGCAGTGCTTCGTCTTCATTCGGTG GATCTTCTTTGTTTGGGCAGAAGCCAGCCTTTGGATCATTTGGTTCATCTCCCAGCCAATCAAGTCCATTTGGCAGTACGTTTCAGCAAACACAACCAGCATTTGGGAGTGGCCTCTTTGGTTCCACAACCCCATTTGGTCAATCAAGTCAACCTGCATTTGGTGCTACTACCACTCCAGCTTTTGGCTCTACAGGCACCCCAGCATTTGGTGCCACAAGCACTCCAGCATTTGGTGCCACAACTACACCAGCATTTGGTTCAGCAGCAACGTCCCTTTTTGGTTCCACAGGAACTTCCTTTGGGGTTTCAAGTTCTCCAGCGTTTGGCTCAACAGCAACACCATCGTTTGGTACTCCAACCACCTCCATTTATGGTTCTTCAAGTACGCCAGCATTTGGTGCATCTAGTGCCCCCACGTTCAGCTCTCCAACTGTTTCTGCTTTTGGCACATCAAATACTCCTTTCAATTTTAGTTCCACCCCAGCATTTGGTCAGTCGACATCTGCATTTGGTAGTACACCTTTTGGAGCATCACCATCTCCTTTTGGTGGTCAGAGTTCCCCATTTG GTGCTCAGGCAACAACACCATCCTTTGGTAGCCCAGGTTTTGGACAATCAGCTTTTGGGGCTCAACCTGGAGGAACAAGAGTTGCATCATATAGCCCAACACCTGAAGCTGATGGTGGCACTAGTAGTCAGCCTGCTGGCAAGCTGGAATCCATAAGTGCCATGCCTGTGTATAAAGACAAGAGCCATGAGGAATTGAGATGGGAGGATTATCAACGTGGTGATAAAG GGGGATCCAATCAATCTGGACAGCTTGCTGGAGCAACAAATTTTTTGGCTCCATCTCAACCCAGTCCTTTTGGTGCTACAGGCACATTTGGTCAATCTTCTGCAAACCCTTTTTCTTCTACCACACCTGCGAATCCCTTTGCTCTTAAATCTCCAAGTTTTGGTTCTTCTGGTTTTGGTTCCACATCTACATCACTTTTCAGCTCCCcattctctgcttcttcatcAAGTCCGTTTGGTTCAACTTCTACAGCTTCCATATTTGGTGCTTCCAGCAGTTctacatttggttcaagttcatCACCCTCACTTTTTGGTGGGTCAGCTGCACCTGCTTTTGGATCTTCTACATCACTCTTTGGCAATTCATTGGCAGGGTCAAATTCTGCTTTTGGATCTGGCCTGGCATTTGGCAATAATCAAGCTTCTGGGCTGTTCCAGTCCTCACCTTCACCTTTTGGGCAAACATCAACTGCTTTTGGACAGCCAACTAGTGGAACCACTTCTGCTTTTGGATCAAATCTATTTAGCACTCCATCTACTGGTTTTGGTGGGAGTTTATTCAGCAGTTCAACTCCATCACTCTTTCCTTCAAGTACTCCAGTTGGATATAATATGACT CCTTCAGCACTGACACCCTTCCAACCAGCTCCAGCACTCCAGACATCAAGCACATTCTCATTTGCAAATTTTGGACAGGCACAACCAG CCTCTTCTGGTGGCTTTGGTGGTATGCCCAACATCTTCACTCAAAGCACCTTTGGACAGCC TGCTGCTGGCCAGGCCAATGTGGTCATGCAACCAGTTCCTGTTGCAAACCCCTTTGGGACACTTCCGGCAATGCCTCAGATGTCAATTGGTCGTGTAGGCTCTACCCCCTCAATTCAGTATGGAATTTCGAGCATGCCG GTTTCTGATAAGCCTATTCCTGCAAGGACTTCACCATTACTAGTTCCACGAATTTCCTCTCAGAGAAGGATTAGACTGCCTCCAAGGAAGTACTCCCCTAAAACTGATGGTCCAAAG TTGCCCTTTTTCGCTGATGATGAAACACCTTCTACACCAAAGGCGGATGCACTTTTCATTCCCAGAGAGAATCCTAGGGCTCTGGTTATACGTCCAGTTGAGGAATGGCCTCCTCGAAGTACTCTGGAAAAGGGTAGTATCTCCAAGTATGGAACAAAGTCAGCTGATGAAAATG GAATGCCTTCTGCTCCAGCTTATAAGGAACTTGATGAAGGTAATCATGATG AACCTGTCACTGAAAATGGACACACGAGGGATCATTCTAGCCCAACCGCATCACCCTCTAAAGCTATACATAAAGCGAACGGCACAACTGATGATGATCATATGCAAAAAGCTACAGACTCTTATGTGAAAATATCCGGACACAGGGCAGGCAAGGCTGCAATTGTGTATGAGCATGGTCCAAGCATAGAAGCATTGATGCCCAAGCTCCGCCGAGATGACTACTATACTATACCTCGGATCCAGGAGTTGGCTGCAAAAGAGCGTGCAGAGCCAGGCTTTTGCAGGCGCGTCAAAGATTTTGTGGTCGGCCGGCATGGTTACGGCAGCATCAAGTTCTATGGGGAGACCGATGTCCGGGTGCTCGACCTGGAGTCGATTGTACAATTCAACAACCGTGAAGTGATCGTTTACAATGATGACGACAAGAAGCCTCCGGTCGGGCAAGGGCTGAACAAGCCTGCAGAGGTGACACTCCTCAACATCAAATGCATTGACAAGAAGACAGGAGAGCAGTTAACAGAAGGTCCAAGGGTGGAAAGGTACAAGGAGATGTTGGCGCGGAAGGTGAAGGAGCAAGGGGCGGAATTCATTGCCTATGATCCTGTCAAGGCGGAGTGGAAGTTCAAGGTGAAGCACTTTAGCAGGTATAGGTTTGTGGACATGGATCTGATGGTTTGA
- the LOC121988645 gene encoding nuclear pore complex protein NUP98A-like isoform X6 yields MFGQTSSSASNPFAPKPFGSPSPFGTQSGSSIFGGTSTGVFGQQSTPAFGASSAPAFGSSMPAFGASSTPAFGSASSSFGGSSLFGQKPAFGSFGSSPSQSSPFGSTFQQTQPAFGSGLFGSTTPFGQSSQPAFGATTTPAFGSTGTPAFGATSTPAFGATTTPAFGSAATSLFGSTGTSFGVSSSPAFGSTATPSFGTPTTSIYGSSSTPAFGASSAPTFSSPTVSAFGTSNTPFNFSSTPAFGQSTSAFGSTPFGASPSPFGGQSSPFGAQATTPSFGSPGFGQSAFGAQPGGTRVASYSPTPEADGGTSSQPAGKLESISAMPVYKDKSHEELRWEDYQRGDKGGSNQSGQLAGATNFLAPSQPSPFGATGTFGQSSANPFSSTTPANPFALKSPSFGSSGFGSTSTSLFSSPFSASSSSPFGSTSTASIFGASSSSTFGSSSSPSLFGGSAAPAFGSSTSLFGNSLAGSNSAFGSGLAFGNNQASGLFQSSPSPFGQTSTAFGQPTSGTTSAFGSNLFSTPSTGFGGSLFSSSTPSLFPSSTPVGYNMTPSALTPFQPAPALQTSSTFSFANFGQAQPASSGGFGGMPNIFTQSTFGQPAAGQANVVMQPVPVANPFGTLPAMPQMSIGRVGSTPSIQYGISSMPVSDKPIPARTSPLLVPRISSQRRIRLPPRKYSPKTDGPKLPFFADDETPSTPKADALFIPRENPRALVIRPVEEWPPRSTLEKGSISKYGTKSADENAVGMPSAPAYKELDEGNHDEPVTENGHTRDHSSPTASPSKAIHKANGTTDDDHMQKATDSYVKISGHRAGKAAIVYEHGPSIEALMPKLRRDDYYTIPRIQELAAKERAEPGFCRRVKDFVVGRHGYGSIKFYGETDVRVLDLESIVQFNNREVIVYNDDDKKPPVGQGLNKPAEVTLLNIKCIDKKTGEQLTEGPRVERYKEMLARKVKEQGAEFIAYDPVKAEWKFKVKHFSRYRFVDMDLMV; encoded by the exons ATGTTTGGTCAAACAAGCTCTAGTGCTAGTAATCCATTTGCGCCTAAACCCTTTGGAAGTCCGAGTCCTTTTGGCACCCAGAGTGGGAGTTCTATTTTTGGAGGCACATCTACTGGTGTCTTTGGACAACAATCAACACCTGCCTTTGGTGCTTCATCAGCTCCGGCTTTTGGGAGTTCCATGCCTGCCTTTGGGGCATCATCAACTCCTGCATTTGGCAGTGCTTCGTCTTCATTCGGTG GATCTTCTTTGTTTGGGCAGAAGCCAGCCTTTGGATCATTTGGTTCATCTCCCAGCCAATCAAGTCCATTTGGCAGTACGTTTCAGCAAACACAACCAGCATTTGGGAGTGGCCTCTTTGGTTCCACAACCCCATTTGGTCAATCAAGTCAACCTGCATTTGGTGCTACTACCACTCCAGCTTTTGGCTCTACAGGCACCCCAGCATTTGGTGCCACAAGCACTCCAGCATTTGGTGCCACAACTACACCAGCATTTGGTTCAGCAGCAACGTCCCTTTTTGGTTCCACAGGAACTTCCTTTGGGGTTTCAAGTTCTCCAGCGTTTGGCTCAACAGCAACACCATCGTTTGGTACTCCAACCACCTCCATTTATGGTTCTTCAAGTACGCCAGCATTTGGTGCATCTAGTGCCCCCACGTTCAGCTCTCCAACTGTTTCTGCTTTTGGCACATCAAATACTCCTTTCAATTTTAGTTCCACCCCAGCATTTGGTCAGTCGACATCTGCATTTGGTAGTACACCTTTTGGAGCATCACCATCTCCTTTTGGTGGTCAGAGTTCCCCATTTG GTGCTCAGGCAACAACACCATCCTTTGGTAGCCCAGGTTTTGGACAATCAGCTTTTGGGGCTCAACCTGGAGGAACAAGAGTTGCATCATATAGCCCAACACCTGAAGCTGATGGTGGCACTAGTAGTCAGCCTGCTGGCAAGCTGGAATCCATAAGTGCCATGCCTGTGTATAAAGACAAGAGCCATGAGGAATTGAGATGGGAGGATTATCAACGTGGTGATAAAG GGGGATCCAATCAATCTGGACAGCTTGCTGGAGCAACAAATTTTTTGGCTCCATCTCAACCCAGTCCTTTTGGTGCTACAGGCACATTTGGTCAATCTTCTGCAAACCCTTTTTCTTCTACCACACCTGCGAATCCCTTTGCTCTTAAATCTCCAAGTTTTGGTTCTTCTGGTTTTGGTTCCACATCTACATCACTTTTCAGCTCCCcattctctgcttcttcatcAAGTCCGTTTGGTTCAACTTCTACAGCTTCCATATTTGGTGCTTCCAGCAGTTctacatttggttcaagttcatCACCCTCACTTTTTGGTGGGTCAGCTGCACCTGCTTTTGGATCTTCTACATCACTCTTTGGCAATTCATTGGCAGGGTCAAATTCTGCTTTTGGATCTGGCCTGGCATTTGGCAATAATCAAGCTTCTGGGCTGTTCCAGTCCTCACCTTCACCTTTTGGGCAAACATCAACTGCTTTTGGACAGCCAACTAGTGGAACCACTTCTGCTTTTGGATCAAATCTATTTAGCACTCCATCTACTGGTTTTGGTGGGAGTTTATTCAGCAGTTCAACTCCATCACTCTTTCCTTCAAGTACTCCAGTTGGATATAATATGACT CCTTCAGCACTGACACCCTTCCAACCAGCTCCAGCACTCCAGACATCAAGCACATTCTCATTTGCAAATTTTGGACAGGCACAACCAG CCTCTTCTGGTGGCTTTGGTGGTATGCCCAACATCTTCACTCAAAGCACCTTTGGACAGCC TGCTGCTGGCCAGGCCAATGTGGTCATGCAACCAGTTCCTGTTGCAAACCCCTTTGGGACACTTCCGGCAATGCCTCAGATGTCAATTGGTCGTGTAGGCTCTACCCCCTCAATTCAGTATGGAATTTCGAGCATGCCG GTTTCTGATAAGCCTATTCCTGCAAGGACTTCACCATTACTAGTTCCACGAATTTCCTCTCAGAGAAGGATTAGACTGCCTCCAAGGAAGTACTCCCCTAAAACTGATGGTCCAAAG TTGCCCTTTTTCGCTGATGATGAAACACCTTCTACACCAAAGGCGGATGCACTTTTCATTCCCAGAGAGAATCCTAGGGCTCTGGTTATACGTCCAGTTGAGGAATGGCCTCCTCGAAGTACTCTGGAAAAGGGTAGTATCTCCAAGTATGGAACAAAGTCAGCTGATGAAAATG CTGTAGGAATGCCTTCTGCTCCAGCTTATAAGGAACTTGATGAAGGTAATCATGATG AACCTGTCACTGAAAATGGACACACGAGGGATCATTCTAGCCCAACCGCATCACCCTCTAAAGCTATACATAAAGCGAACGGCACAACTGATGATGATCATATGCAAAAAGCTACAGACTCTTATGTGAAAATATCCGGACACAGGGCAGGCAAGGCTGCAATTGTGTATGAGCATGGTCCAAGCATAGAAGCATTGATGCCCAAGCTCCGCCGAGATGACTACTATACTATACCTCGGATCCAGGAGTTGGCTGCAAAAGAGCGTGCAGAGCCAGGCTTTTGCAGGCGCGTCAAAGATTTTGTGGTCGGCCGGCATGGTTACGGCAGCATCAAGTTCTATGGGGAGACCGATGTCCGGGTGCTCGACCTGGAGTCGATTGTACAATTCAACAACCGTGAAGTGATCGTTTACAATGATGACGACAAGAAGCCTCCGGTCGGGCAAGGGCTGAACAAGCCTGCAGAGGTGACACTCCTCAACATCAAATGCATTGACAAGAAGACAGGAGAGCAGTTAACAGAAGGTCCAAGGGTGGAAAGGTACAAGGAGATGTTGGCGCGGAAGGTGAAGGAGCAAGGGGCGGAATTCATTGCCTATGATCCTGTCAAGGCGGAGTGGAAGTTCAAGGTGAAGCACTTTAGCAGGTATAGGTTTGTGGACATGGATCTGATGGTTTGA